A DNA window from Prochlorococcus marinus str. GP2 contains the following coding sequences:
- a CDS encoding ABC-F family ATP-binding cassette domain-containing protein, with protein sequence MIRFEGVSKIYSTDVVLKNIHWEIKKGEKVGLVGSNGAGKSTQFKILIGEEDQTSGTIIKEGNPKIAHLKQELDCQLNRSVREELESSFKDVQIVSIKLLEIESKMKSLDIRKNSNELEMLVNQLAKYQAKFEALGGYKMRSDVEKILPKLGFSAEDADKLVGNFSGGWQMKVALGKIILQNPDLLLLDEPTNHLDLDTIFWLEEYLSSLKIAIIIISHDRYFLDKLCEKIIFINRGISEIYNGNYSFFVEQKSLNEESQNKAFQLQQKEIAIQKKYIERFRASATRSSQAKSREKQLKKISRIESPTATLKKVSFNFPDCPRSGKSVLTIKNLSHSYDHKILFLDVNLKVAAGEKIAILGPNGCGKSTLLKFIMKRITPEIGEINFGKHNVITSYYEQNQAEALSLHEKVIDLICNKSPDWPQKKVRTFLGGFGFQNETVFKTIKQLSGGEKARLALALMIMTPSNFLLLDEPTNHLDLQSKENLELAIKNYKGSLLIISHDRYFISKVANRIIEIKDSKLFSYNGNYEYFLEKRKE encoded by the coding sequence GTGATTAGATTTGAGGGTGTAAGCAAAATTTATTCGACCGATGTTGTTTTAAAAAATATTCACTGGGAGATTAAGAAAGGCGAGAAAGTTGGCTTAGTTGGTTCAAATGGTGCAGGTAAATCAACCCAATTTAAGATTTTAATTGGTGAGGAAGATCAAACAAGTGGAACGATTATCAAGGAAGGGAATCCTAAAATTGCTCATTTAAAACAAGAGTTAGATTGTCAATTAAATCGTTCAGTGAGAGAGGAATTAGAAAGTTCTTTCAAAGATGTACAAATTGTTTCCATTAAACTTTTAGAAATTGAGTCAAAAATGAAATCGTTGGATATAAGAAAAAATTCCAATGAACTTGAAATGTTAGTAAATCAGCTTGCAAAATATCAAGCAAAATTTGAAGCCTTAGGTGGGTATAAAATGCGTTCTGATGTAGAAAAAATATTGCCGAAGCTTGGTTTTTCTGCCGAAGATGCTGATAAATTAGTTGGAAATTTTTCAGGTGGTTGGCAAATGAAAGTGGCGCTTGGAAAAATAATCCTACAAAATCCTGATTTACTTTTACTAGATGAACCCACCAATCATTTGGATTTGGATACTATCTTCTGGTTGGAAGAGTATTTATCTTCTCTAAAGATTGCAATTATTATAATTAGCCATGATAGATATTTTTTAGATAAATTATGCGAAAAAATAATTTTTATAAATAGAGGGATATCTGAAATATATAATGGGAACTATTCTTTTTTCGTGGAGCAAAAATCTTTAAATGAGGAATCTCAAAATAAAGCATTTCAATTACAACAAAAAGAAATCGCAATCCAAAAGAAATATATAGAAAGATTTAGGGCTAGTGCAACAAGAAGTTCCCAAGCTAAAAGTCGAGAAAAACAATTAAAAAAGATTTCTAGAATTGAATCGCCTACTGCTACTTTAAAAAAAGTCTCTTTTAATTTTCCAGATTGTCCTCGTTCAGGAAAATCAGTTCTAACTATCAAAAATTTGTCGCATAGTTACGATCATAAAATTCTATTTTTAGATGTTAATTTGAAGGTTGCTGCAGGAGAAAAAATTGCAATATTAGGCCCTAATGGCTGTGGTAAATCTACATTACTAAAATTTATAATGAAAAGAATAACTCCTGAAATTGGAGAAATTAATTTTGGTAAACATAATGTAATTACAAGTTATTATGAACAGAACCAGGCTGAAGCACTTTCACTTCATGAAAAGGTTATTGATTTAATATGCAATAAATCTCCAGATTGGCCACAAAAAAAAGTAAGAACTTTTTTAGGAGGTTTTGGTTTTCAAAATGAAACTGTTTTTAAGACTATTAAACAACTTAGTGGCGGAGAAAAGGCAAGATTAGCCTTGGCGCTTATGATTATGACTCCCAGTAATTTTCTTCTATTGGATGAGCCCACCAATCATTTGGATCTTCAATCTAAGGAAAATTTAGAATTAGCAATTAAAAACTATAAGGGCTCACTATTAATCATTTCGCATGATAGATATTTCATTTCAAAAGTTGCAAATAGAATTATAGAAATAAAAGATTCAAAGTTATTTTCATACAATGGTAATTACGAATATTTTTTAGAAAAAAGAAAAGAGTAA
- a CDS encoding trypsin-like peptidase domain-containing protein: MKFKPYNHKKLLISSAITMGIIFPLNVISQPLTKTNFNEDNFYSKRSFISEAVEKTGPSVVTIDTQRYVKKRKFPRNSQLNIDPYFERFFGLDLPYDNQPRIEQNQGSGFIFADGLVMTNSHVVNGSDRVIVGLTTGKKLKAKLIGQDFFTDLAVLKIEGDGPWPIAQLGDSTKIKVGDWAIAVGNPFGLENTVTLGIISNLKRNVTQLGIYDKKLELIQTDAAINPGNSGGPLLNSNGEVIGINTLIRSGPGAGLSFAIPINKAKDIAYQLINNGKVIHPMIGISLINETNYETNNNAVKVGYVVPNSPADKSGIMKDDIIIKVGNKNIETASDVTNQISSHGITKQINILLRRRNKLIKLKVVPTDISNLKN, from the coding sequence ATGAAATTCAAACCATATAACCACAAAAAATTATTAATCTCATCAGCAATTACAATGGGTATTATATTTCCATTAAATGTAATATCCCAACCATTAACTAAAACAAATTTTAATGAAGATAATTTTTATTCAAAAAGATCTTTCATATCTGAAGCTGTAGAAAAAACTGGTCCTTCTGTAGTAACTATTGATACTCAAAGATATGTTAAAAAAAGAAAATTTCCGAGAAATTCTCAACTTAATATAGACCCATATTTTGAAAGATTTTTTGGATTAGATTTACCCTACGATAATCAACCAAGGATTGAACAGAACCAGGGAAGTGGATTCATTTTCGCAGACGGACTTGTAATGACTAATTCTCATGTTGTCAATGGATCTGATAGAGTAATCGTTGGATTAACTACTGGCAAAAAATTAAAGGCAAAACTTATAGGACAAGACTTTTTTACTGATTTAGCTGTACTAAAGATTGAGGGAGATGGACCTTGGCCAATTGCACAATTGGGTGATTCAACAAAAATTAAAGTTGGTGATTGGGCAATTGCAGTTGGAAATCCATTCGGACTAGAAAACACAGTTACGCTTGGTATTATCAGTAACCTCAAAAGAAACGTCACTCAATTAGGAATTTACGATAAAAAGCTTGAACTAATTCAAACAGACGCAGCTATTAATCCTGGAAATTCAGGAGGACCTCTATTGAATAGCAATGGAGAAGTAATTGGTATTAATACCTTGATCAGATCAGGTCCAGGGGCTGGTTTAAGTTTCGCAATCCCAATTAATAAAGCGAAAGATATTGCATATCAACTCATAAATAATGGGAAAGTAATACATCCCATGATTGGGATAAGCCTAATAAATGAAACAAATTATGAAACAAACAATAATGCCGTAAAAGTTGGTTATGTAGTACCAAATAGTCCAGCTGATAAGAGTGGAATTATGAAAGATGACATCATTATCAAAGTAGGTAATAAAAATATCGAAACAGCTTCAGACGTTACAAACCAAATCAGTAGCCATGGTATTACTAAACAAATAAATATATTATTAAGGCGAAGAAATAAATTAATTAAGTTAAAAGTAGTACCAACTGATATTAGTAATCTAAAAAATTAG
- a CDS encoding DUF2973 domain-containing protein produces the protein MTLLFPIIYSAALTYLVWKAFKIMSNGWGISGIEKKHFYKSNLKQKKYTIHPELLDKSGNITEEELLTVRFSNDNDNTLEEKGSTTD, from the coding sequence ATGACACTCCTATTTCCAATTATATATTCAGCGGCCTTAACATATCTCGTTTGGAAAGCTTTTAAGATTATGTCTAATGGTTGGGGTATTTCTGGCATAGAAAAAAAACATTTTTACAAATCAAATCTAAAACAAAAAAAGTATACAATCCATCCAGAACTTCTTGATAAATCTGGAAACATAACAGAGGAGGAATTATTAACAGTAAGATTTTCAAATGATAATGATAATACCCTGGAAGAAAAAGGTTCAACCACTGATTAG
- a CDS encoding high light inducible protein, whose protein sequence is MNEENQPRFGFVNFAETWNGRMAMMGILIGLGTELITGQSILRQIGIG, encoded by the coding sequence ATGAACGAAGAAAATCAGCCAAGATTTGGATTTGTTAATTTTGCTGAAACCTGGAATGGTCGTATGGCAATGATGGGTATTTTGATTGGTCTGGGTACTGAATTAATTACTGGACAAAGTATATTACGTCAAATTGGAATAGGTTAG
- a CDS encoding YihY/virulence factor BrkB family protein gives MQRSTTWIMKSLWGACERWSKSDCIDLSAAFAYYTLQSFFPILLISLSIASWFLGKQEGLDEQIISVAAQILPPSVVELVETTLFKLIDQGFGAGILGAMFLLFTAGNAYLSLQRGSDRLWEDELPSKKINAPWREQASRFLRNRVEAFLIVFFIGFLMVLDQISANIRMIPSNVLENLSKSNNLISDLLLKLPLLQVGQFAIPLIGFSLMALLLQALLPSRKVPLKPLLPGSLLIGIGLTTLNLAVSKSILSLGTRFQAYGFIGGFLVLTLWVWLLGVILYFGQCWSVVIASMSLVNKKRYSRK, from the coding sequence ATGCAGCGAAGTACAACTTGGATAATGAAAAGTTTGTGGGGAGCTTGTGAGAGATGGAGCAAATCTGATTGTATTGATTTGAGCGCCGCGTTTGCATACTACACACTACAATCATTTTTTCCTATTCTGCTAATTTCTCTTTCAATAGCATCATGGTTCTTAGGAAAACAAGAAGGTTTAGATGAACAAATCATTTCTGTTGCAGCTCAGATTTTGCCTCCTTCAGTAGTTGAATTAGTCGAAACAACATTATTTAAGTTAATTGATCAAGGTTTTGGAGCAGGTATTCTGGGGGCAATGTTTTTGCTTTTTACTGCAGGAAATGCATATTTATCTCTCCAAAGAGGTTCAGATAGGTTGTGGGAAGACGAACTTCCTTCTAAAAAAATAAATGCTCCTTGGAGAGAACAAGCTTCTAGGTTTCTCAGAAATAGAGTTGAAGCTTTTTTAATAGTATTCTTTATAGGTTTCTTAATGGTATTGGACCAGATTAGTGCGAACATTAGGATGATTCCAAGTAACGTTTTAGAAAATCTTTCAAAATCTAATAATTTAATTTCTGATTTATTACTAAAGTTACCGCTATTGCAAGTTGGGCAATTTGCTATACCACTAATTGGCTTTTCTTTAATGGCTCTTTTATTACAAGCACTCTTACCCAGTAGGAAAGTTCCTTTGAAACCACTATTACCTGGATCTTTACTTATTGGCATTGGCCTAACAACTTTGAATCTGGCAGTAAGTAAAAGTATTCTTTCTCTTGGCACAAGATTTCAAGCATATGGCTTCATTGGAGGTTTTCTGGTACTTACTTTATGGGTATGGCTACTAGGAGTGATTTTATATTTTGGACAATGTTGGAGTGTCGTAATTGCTAGTATGTCTTTAGTTAATAAAAAAAGATACAGTAGAAAATAA
- a CDS encoding inositol monophosphatase family protein: MKHTNLTVDQLNKLDSLFELVSQRQLRDFGNISASNKADGSLITSCDLWSDKTIVDGLASITPDEGVLSEEGGKSIPDTKAYWVVDPLDGTTNFAAGIPYWSISVARFVDGRPQSSFLIIPTLKKKFISIKGKGVWLNNQKINPSQKNHHSECISLCSRSIKILQKKPNSIFPGKIRLLGVSSLNLTSVAMGQTFGAIESTPKIWDIAAAWLLLEELNCSIDWLKTDPLNLVSGQNLSNINFPLIACKSEEKMKILKPWGNLLLEK, from the coding sequence ATGAAACATACAAATTTAACTGTTGATCAATTAAATAAACTGGACTCTTTATTTGAATTAGTTAGTCAGCGTCAACTAAGAGATTTTGGAAATATTAGTGCTAGCAATAAAGCAGATGGATCATTAATAACAAGTTGTGATTTATGGAGTGATAAAACAATCGTTGATGGTTTAGCTTCAATAACTCCAGATGAAGGTGTACTCAGTGAAGAGGGAGGAAAGTCAATTCCAGATACAAAAGCATATTGGGTAGTAGATCCACTAGACGGTACAACAAATTTTGCTGCAGGTATTCCATACTGGTCTATATCTGTAGCAAGATTCGTAGATGGCAGACCTCAATCTTCTTTTTTAATAATTCCAACATTGAAAAAAAAGTTTATATCAATCAAAGGCAAAGGTGTTTGGTTAAATAACCAAAAAATAAACCCTAGCCAGAAGAATCACCATAGTGAATGCATTTCTTTATGTAGTAGGTCTATAAAAATTTTGCAAAAAAAACCAAACTCAATATTTCCTGGAAAAATCAGGCTCCTAGGTGTCTCGAGTTTGAATCTAACAAGTGTCGCGATGGGACAAACTTTCGGAGCAATAGAATCAACTCCCAAGATATGGGATATTGCGGCAGCCTGGCTTTTATTAGAGGAACTAAATTGTTCTATAGACTGGTTAAAAACAGACCCTTTAAATTTAGTTTCAGGACAAAACTTAAGCAATATTAATTTCCCATTAATTGCCTGTAAATCAGAAGAAAAAATGAAAATCTTAAAGCCATGGGGGAATTTATTATTAGAAAAATAG
- a CDS encoding TolC family protein yields the protein MLRRVINPILFLPLTFCINSINVHSSETKNNINRGLEQKTNNSFINYENIQKIILNNPELKSLQNLTASASFNLSSQIAKRYPSLDFQANGLPKYTAGKNYNSNLETLKTSQFTANPSIIFRWDLVDPLRGSEIKIARENFKIAKNNYEIKRKDLIQEAKLRYHKYQKSYQDIENKKFTLNLSITSLNNAKAKLEAGVGTKFEVLEAEAQLSRDKQSLFEKKIEHEINKILLKEILNIKGDIEVSKKQNLIGFWNHKLNDNIKDGIDKNLSLKNLLLQKSIKRSQANSFLSQNKPKIYISNTFSSIFSRGDSLSPNIDSEESGSNYTNTISLNFAWNIFNGGQNNNSYKSKIKDAKAEEYAFENLKNVLTTKISQAYLNLKLNEEKIISSFQEIESSKESVRLSRLRYDVGISTLKDVLLRQSELSNAKSKNIDAIYNFNVKLDELEKLTFLEKNKNCSENINKNIDKESICNIPI from the coding sequence ATGCTTAGAAGAGTAATAAATCCTATTTTATTTTTACCTCTTACTTTTTGTATTAATTCAATAAATGTTCATTCGAGCGAAACAAAAAACAATATCAATAGAGGTTTAGAACAAAAAACAAATAATTCTTTTATTAATTATGAAAATATACAGAAAATTATCTTAAATAATCCAGAGTTAAAATCGCTACAAAATTTAACTGCCTCAGCAAGCTTTAATCTTTCAAGTCAAATTGCAAAAAGATACCCTTCCCTAGATTTTCAAGCTAATGGATTACCAAAATATACCGCAGGTAAAAATTATAATAGTAATTTAGAGACTTTGAAAACATCACAATTTACAGCTAATCCTTCTATTATTTTTAGGTGGGATTTAGTAGATCCGCTTAGGGGATCAGAAATTAAAATTGCAAGAGAAAATTTCAAAATTGCAAAAAATAACTATGAGATAAAGAGAAAAGATTTAATTCAAGAAGCAAAATTAAGATACCATAAGTATCAAAAGTCATATCAGGATATAGAAAATAAAAAATTTACACTTAATTTGTCGATTACGAGTTTGAATAATGCTAAAGCAAAGTTAGAGGCTGGAGTTGGTACAAAATTTGAGGTTCTAGAAGCAGAAGCTCAGTTATCTAGAGATAAACAGTCTCTTTTTGAAAAGAAAATTGAACATGAAATTAACAAAATTTTACTAAAAGAAATCCTCAACATAAAAGGAGACATAGAAGTAAGTAAAAAGCAAAATTTAATAGGTTTCTGGAACCATAAATTGAATGACAATATTAAAGATGGTATCGATAAAAATCTTTCTTTAAAAAACCTTCTTCTTCAAAAATCTATTAAAAGGAGTCAAGCAAATAGTTTTTTATCTCAAAATAAGCCAAAAATTTATATTAGCAACACATTCTCAAGTATATTCTCCAGGGGTGACTCTTTATCACCTAATATAGATTCTGAAGAATCTGGATCAAACTATACAAATACTATAAGTCTAAATTTTGCATGGAATATTTTTAATGGTGGGCAGAACAATAACTCTTACAAGTCAAAAATAAAAGATGCAAAGGCTGAAGAATATGCTTTTGAAAATCTAAAAAATGTTTTGACCACAAAGATTAGTCAAGCTTATTTGAATCTTAAATTAAATGAAGAGAAAATAATTTCATCTTTCCAAGAAATTGAATCTAGTAAAGAATCTGTAAGACTTTCCAGACTTAGATATGATGTTGGAATATCTACTCTTAAAGATGTACTTCTAAGACAAAGTGAATTAAGTAATGCAAAATCAAAAAATATTGACGCAATTTATAATTTCAATGTGAAACTAGATGAATTAGAAAAATTAACTTTCCTTGAAAAAAACAAAAATTGCTCGGAAAATATTAATAAAAACATTGATAAAGAATCCATTTGCAATATTCCAATATGA
- a CDS encoding TIGR03279 family radical SAM protein: MWQEINYKEDHNDLLVPNITYRINPAEIESIEANSIAQEIGFESGDSIISINGKKPRDLIDYQILISEEILNISVLDKNDEIHNISIEKDQDVNLGINFKDALFDSIKQCNNRCPFCFIDQQPSGKRKSLYVKDDDYRLSFLYGSYLTLTNLKNEDWERISAQKLSPLFISVHATDPDTRENLLKNKKARAILDQISWFEKNSIQIHAQIVVCPNINDGEILEKSILDLAEFFKKTTQTVLSVAIVPVGLTKFRPANDGLKSISSEYAIKIIKKVERIQSLLQKNLGTRFCWLADEWYLIAGRNLPSYNTYEDMPQESNGVGSIRSFLKTLSEKTKNLPKKVNQPKTISWVVGKLVYEALIPIVKKLNLIDGLTINLYGLPSIYWGQEQVVTGLLTGEDIICGLKDKELGDAIYLPSIMLKLNTDLFLDDKNIKDVEDQLKTKIHVLDDSNDIIDTLIGKSSNTSTLKNA; the protein is encoded by the coding sequence GTGTGGCAAGAAATTAATTACAAAGAAGATCACAATGATCTTTTGGTTCCTAATATTACTTATAGAATAAACCCTGCAGAAATTGAAAGTATTGAAGCTAATTCAATTGCTCAAGAAATAGGATTTGAATCAGGTGATTCGATAATCAGTATAAATGGAAAAAAACCAAGAGATTTAATTGATTATCAAATTCTAATTAGTGAAGAGATTTTAAACATATCAGTTCTAGATAAAAATGATGAAATTCATAATATAAGTATCGAAAAAGATCAGGACGTTAATTTAGGTATTAATTTTAAAGATGCATTATTCGATTCAATCAAGCAATGCAATAATAGATGTCCATTTTGTTTTATTGATCAACAGCCAAGCGGTAAAAGAAAAAGTCTTTACGTAAAAGATGATGACTATAGATTAAGTTTCCTTTATGGTTCTTATCTTACTCTCACTAATTTAAAAAATGAAGACTGGGAAAGAATTTCTGCACAAAAACTATCTCCACTTTTTATTTCGGTTCATGCTACTGATCCTGATACTAGAGAAAATTTATTAAAAAATAAAAAAGCAAGGGCAATCCTTGATCAAATTTCATGGTTTGAAAAAAACTCTATACAAATTCATGCTCAAATTGTCGTATGTCCAAATATAAATGACGGCGAGATTCTTGAGAAATCAATTTTAGATCTTGCTGAATTCTTTAAAAAAACTACTCAAACAGTCCTCTCAGTTGCGATAGTTCCTGTAGGACTTACAAAATTTAGACCTGCCAATGATGGCTTAAAATCAATAAGTTCAGAATACGCGATTAAGATCATCAAAAAAGTAGAGAGAATTCAATCCTTATTACAAAAAAATCTTGGAACTCGTTTTTGTTGGTTAGCAGACGAATGGTATTTAATTGCTGGTAGAAATTTACCTAGTTACAATACCTACGAAGATATGCCTCAAGAGTCAAATGGAGTAGGTTCAATTAGAAGCTTTCTCAAAACATTAAGTGAAAAGACTAAAAACCTCCCCAAAAAAGTAAATCAGCCCAAAACAATTAGTTGGGTTGTTGGTAAATTAGTTTATGAAGCACTAATTCCTATAGTTAAAAAATTAAACTTAATCGATGGATTAACCATTAATTTATATGGTTTACCCAGTATTTATTGGGGGCAAGAACAAGTTGTAACTGGACTTCTTACAGGTGAAGATATAATTTGCGGGCTTAAAGATAAAGAATTAGGAGATGCTATTTACTTACCATCAATTATGTTAAAACTGAATACTGATTTATTTCTAGATGATAAAAATATTAAAGACGTGGAAGATCAATTAAAAACTAAAATTCACGTTCTAGATGATTCAAATGATATTATAGATACTTTGATTGGAAAATCGAGTAACACTTCTACTTTAAAAAATGCTTAG
- a CDS encoding DUF3120 domain-containing protein, which produces MKELITKNLEVKDKFNNELHNTVDSFEDSFLSNPVSLRLWSSFFVILPIFVQAPWVRLEPISALCFTFVILLVAFLLNKKGSNKWFIVSSLLLGVAGSWLGGCLFWGWLSPFPILHIPVEAVVLPLALIGFGTNWKIGSSFYISSLFGTAVTDITIFLIGIMDQWRQVITADSENAPIILQETSESLIHIKSLSIIVFVALILWFISKEILDSATINTTSGKALLVSSYVIQTTLIVDGIFIFLAILQPTLSGLV; this is translated from the coding sequence TTGAAAGAATTAATTACAAAAAATTTAGAAGTGAAAGATAAATTCAACAATGAATTGCACAATACAGTTGATTCATTCGAAGATAGTTTTTTATCAAATCCTGTATCTTTAAGATTATGGTCTTCTTTTTTTGTAATTTTACCTATTTTTGTTCAAGCCCCTTGGGTTAGATTAGAACCAATAAGTGCTCTTTGTTTTACATTTGTTATTCTCTTAGTGGCATTTCTTCTGAATAAGAAAGGATCTAATAAGTGGTTTATTGTCAGTTCATTATTACTTGGGGTGGCAGGTAGTTGGCTTGGAGGATGTTTGTTCTGGGGATGGTTAAGCCCATTTCCTATTCTACATATACCTGTTGAAGCTGTAGTTCTCCCATTAGCTTTAATTGGATTTGGTACTAATTGGAAAATAGGTTCAAGTTTTTATATATCTTCTTTATTTGGAACCGCAGTTACCGACATTACAATATTTTTAATCGGAATCATGGATCAATGGAGGCAGGTTATTACAGCAGATTCTGAAAATGCACCGATAATTCTTCAAGAAACCTCAGAGAGTCTTATACATATAAAATCATTATCTATTATTGTTTTTGTTGCTCTTATACTTTGGTTTATTTCAAAAGAAATCCTAGATTCTGCCACAATTAATACTACTAGTGGTAAAGCACTCTTAGTTTCTAGTTATGTAATTCAAACGACATTAATTGTGGATGGTATTTTTATTTTTTTAGCAATTCTGCAACCAACTTTAAGTGGGTTAGTTTAA
- the nadB gene encoding L-aspartate oxidase, which yields MLRPPFSQEQIPINNWDVIVVGAGAAGLMTCLELPANLNVLLLNRNTSKISSSRWAQGGIASVVRQDDSFDLHAEDTLKAGDGLCDFQAVEMLVKEAPGCVERLQNLGMIFDQSSDQLSTTLEAAHSRRRVLHVKDRTGRALVEVLEDHIENQNNILHCRGVRVTELLIENKECRGVQVLDGANLYWIKSRAVVLATGGGGHLFTNTTNPPQSSGEGIALAWKAGAAIEDLEFVQFHPTALKFYGAPCFLISEALRGEGAILVDKNGESPVKNLENRDLATRDQVSRAIMKNMHDNNVDHVGLDLRYIDPEKIVERFPTILSRCQDYGVNPLNEVIPVAPAAHYWMGGVKTDLNASSTRKGLYAVGEVASTGVHGANRLASNSLMECLVFARKMSSIVLNDLSKFEKFDRSFQEFDIEDPKEDQISIIAEKIDELRRLCWLNLGVSRNKVNMRKFLNYIQNDIDKLNKNDLLNSLEKIKFDQKIKLSERNRRALNLLLDLKNRQITTITLLKACLYREESRGGHYRDDFPEKDKNWECHTRQQLDQKIQKRFIKN from the coding sequence ATGTTAAGGCCTCCATTTTCGCAAGAACAGATTCCAATAAATAATTGGGATGTAATCGTTGTAGGCGCTGGAGCTGCCGGCCTTATGACTTGTCTTGAATTACCCGCAAATTTAAATGTGCTTCTTTTAAATAGAAATACTAGTAAGATATCTTCCAGTAGATGGGCTCAAGGAGGAATTGCATCTGTTGTTAGGCAAGATGATTCATTTGATCTGCATGCTGAAGATACTTTAAAAGCAGGAGATGGACTATGTGATTTTCAAGCTGTAGAAATGCTGGTTAAAGAAGCTCCAGGTTGTGTAGAAAGGTTGCAGAATTTAGGTATGATTTTTGATCAAAGTTCTGATCAACTTTCTACTACCTTGGAAGCAGCCCATTCACGAAGAAGAGTCTTACATGTTAAAGATCGTACAGGAAGAGCATTAGTTGAAGTTCTAGAAGATCATATTGAGAATCAAAACAATATTCTTCACTGCAGGGGTGTAAGAGTTACTGAACTTCTCATTGAAAATAAAGAATGTAGAGGAGTACAGGTTCTTGATGGAGCAAATTTATATTGGATTAAATCTAGAGCCGTTGTGTTGGCTACAGGTGGGGGTGGGCACTTATTTACAAATACAACAAATCCTCCTCAATCCTCTGGTGAGGGCATTGCTCTTGCATGGAAAGCAGGAGCTGCTATCGAAGATTTAGAGTTTGTTCAATTTCATCCAACCGCTTTAAAATTTTATGGTGCACCTTGCTTCTTAATATCTGAGGCACTTAGAGGAGAAGGAGCGATTTTAGTTGATAAAAATGGTGAAAGTCCAGTTAAAAATCTCGAAAATCGTGATCTAGCTACTAGAGATCAGGTAAGTAGAGCAATTATGAAAAATATGCATGATAATAATGTAGACCATGTTGGCTTAGATCTTAGGTATATTGACCCAGAAAAAATTGTAGAGCGCTTTCCCACGATCTTAAGTAGATGTCAGGATTATGGCGTTAACCCTTTAAATGAGGTTATTCCTGTAGCCCCTGCAGCTCATTATTGGATGGGAGGTGTTAAAACTGATCTAAATGCATCTTCAACAAGAAAAGGATTATATGCAGTTGGAGAAGTTGCTTCTACAGGTGTGCATGGTGCTAATAGGCTTGCAAGTAATTCACTGATGGAGTGTCTTGTTTTCGCAAGAAAAATGTCTTCAATTGTTTTGAATGACCTTTCTAAATTTGAAAAATTTGATAGATCATTTCAAGAGTTTGATATTGAAGATCCTAAAGAAGATCAAATTTCTATAATCGCTGAAAAAATTGATGAACTAAGAAGACTATGTTGGTTAAATTTAGGTGTATCTCGAAATAAGGTAAATATGAGGAAATTTTTAAATTACATTCAAAATGATATAGATAAATTAAATAAAAATGATTTACTAAATAGTCTTGAAAAAATAAAATTTGATCAAAAAATAAAACTTAGTGAACGCAATAGGAGGGCATTAAATCTTTTACTTGATTTAAAGAATAGACAAATAACCACCATAACTTTATTAAAAGCTTGTCTATATAGAGAAGAAAGTAGAGGAGGTCATTATAGAGATGATTTCCCTGAAAAAGATAAAAATTGGGAATGCCATACTAGACAACAGTTAGATCAAAAAATTCAAAAAAGATTTATTAAAAATTAA